Proteins co-encoded in one Oligoflexus sp. genomic window:
- a CDS encoding alpha/beta hydrolase, producing MNIIERNNITIQGQGSQAMMFSHGYGCDQTIWRLLAPAFYDDYEVILFDHVGAGKSDTSQYNRSKYSTLHGYADDIVEMGQKLDIRGGIFVGHSVSCMIGILAAIKDPQLFDQLILLGPSPCYFNESDYQGGFSFEAIGDMLQLVESNYDSWARAMAPLIMGHQDRPELAAELTETFCRNKPEIAKHFAHVTFLSDNRRDLPQLKVPSLIMQCSEDCIAPESVGRYLHRVMPQSTLRLLKATGHCPHLSAPDETIEAMRDYLNTKERIQGVRV from the coding sequence ATGAACATCATCGAACGCAACAATATCACGATTCAGGGCCAAGGCAGCCAGGCCATGATGTTCTCGCATGGCTACGGCTGTGATCAAACCATCTGGCGCCTTTTGGCTCCGGCCTTCTACGATGATTATGAAGTGATACTCTTCGATCACGTCGGCGCTGGAAAATCCGATACTTCGCAATACAATCGCAGCAAGTACAGCACGCTTCACGGTTATGCCGATGACATCGTGGAAATGGGGCAGAAGCTCGACATTCGTGGCGGCATCTTCGTCGGGCATTCGGTCAGCTGCATGATAGGCATTCTAGCGGCCATCAAGGATCCGCAGCTCTTCGATCAGTTGATTCTGCTCGGGCCCTCGCCCTGCTACTTCAATGAGAGCGATTATCAGGGTGGCTTTTCCTTTGAGGCGATCGGCGATATGCTGCAGCTCGTGGAAAGCAACTATGATAGCTGGGCCCGAGCCATGGCGCCTTTGATCATGGGCCATCAGGATCGTCCCGAACTCGCCGCGGAATTGACTGAAACCTTCTGCAGAAACAAACCGGAAATCGCCAAACACTTTGCGCACGTCACCTTTCTTTCGGATAACCGCAGGGATTTGCCGCAGCTCAAAGTTCCCTCCCTCATCATGCAATGCTCCGAGGACTGCATCGCACCTGAAAGCGTGGGGCGCTATCTGCATCGCGTGATGCCTCAATCCACCCTGCGCCTGCTCAAAGCCACCGGCCACTGCCCTCACCTGAGTGCGCCTGACGAAACCATCGAGGCCATGCGGGACTATCTGAATACCAAGGAAAGAATTCAGGGGGTAAGAGTTTAA